In the genome of Lathyrus oleraceus cultivar Zhongwan6 chromosome 4, CAAS_Psat_ZW6_1.0, whole genome shotgun sequence, the window atagaggaaccgttgcaaacatcgcaacatatgtaagttttttcttttgttaactttttatatttcatcttcaccaacccccttttattttaacataccaacttagtcaagttttttgttctttattttataggatgtatcaaggttccggACTCTGGTCCAtgaatatgtccatatggacctgatgattcaaccttatgttgaacttGACGGTcttggtcatataagcaagattttgtcttggtaccgtgacgttagaagatgtctacatgcttttgggactgcccattgaaggtaaggctgttaatggtaaaaccaactatgcaaattcaatttgcatggatttcttggagactgatttgttagatgataacaCAAGAGGTtaaggtatactactttcacgccttaagtTGTACTATAgtagtttatacttagatgatCATTCTACCAAAGATACTCGgataataaaaactaggtgttacattatgctgttaattgactcgtttttatttcccgaaggtagttgttttagcatgcatattatgtatttacctttacttagacatgtagatagaataggaagttacagttggggatctacttgtctagcctatctctatagctccttgtgcaaaaactcacacaaagacgCATCTACATTTTCTgaatgtgctgttttgctacaagcatgaggttcatcaagactaccgtctctagcaccaGTCAACAACAATCTTTTCACATTTCTGTATGCACAAgagtaagttgtttaaattgctatatctttagttacttctttaaagattattatctctaactaatattttttgactttttcgTGTAGATGGTttgcacgtggtatgagttacaacagatgtccaagataatgtattactcagtatcgcaacctgttggatcaccttcgaccgacagacgtaaggaaaataacttaataatttcgttatattttgttaacttcttctacctagattataatcatatcttctttcacatttcagttcatttggcatccataccttaatttggatcatgaccatcaGGTCAATGCTAAAGACGCGGCCGTATGGAttgcatgcacaccgataatacggttcacaattatggagatgcacaacagtgatcgtgtgaagctgcagttcggtatgccctaaaacatcccagatcccccagctagcctaggagaatggcatctgcgcaaagttaacgaccaatggaacttcaatccatggcaaagcttcacaagatcggagtgtcgcaaatggaagcaccatcatgaccatgtgttaactgatgcagtcatgccaactgaagaaaaaccaagttgtacttatatggcttggtacagatcgattggttttcagttcatcgtcgaggatatgtacttgtacaatccacgccagatgacttacacacctgacacctcaacatcaaaccctcaacaacagtgtcagaccggatacacacaaccccctgtccgtcaaacgttttgttcaaccaacacacaaacatacaaccaaaacataccatacacctaaacccaataccaagagcacaccccataccaccaccaacaaattgaccatcaacctgtgactcaacatcgcttcgcacccaccccatcaccctatcaaagtcgcctaagccagaacacccaacgatcattcaacatcaaccgcccctcctcctaccatagccaagaagcccaaacctcacaaaaccaaaacatcaaacaaccctatctctaccaaacaccccaacaactTTTCCAACCTTTCCTCAACGCATCGTTaacacccatgtctcccttcaaccgtcccggtcgcccatcaatgagtcaaccacaacccaacttctctggcatgggtcatgagctcagctacggcggtacaccatcgatacatactgaagaCTATGTCGACTTGTCTGACTAGCTCAACAGGCCTTCTCATGTAGTTGGaagtgacgctcctggcccctcagatgctcaaacaccggtaccgaatcatcaacgtgggttagggtcacaggttagggtagctagaggatgtgggaccagaggtcggttaggtgatcacggtcatcaccattagctttctttgtgtaaacgacaaattttattaatatcaattggtcctatatcaaatttatctatcacgtataccatttaccaaaaaaaattaCATTTTACACTGAGAttccaattgaattggcgcctcctcttaagtACTACACCTGCtatagccaatccaattggctatggcacatgccctagccaatctaattggcgcctccattcaatttttaagaagagtctccaattcaattggcgactcctcctaaaagtggggtagtttaagattttttttgaaaccagagatattttgaaaatttccttaaaaaaatgaattatttttataaaaaattcgaATATGTCTTGCCATTGAAGCAGATTTAGGAACCATAAACATCTTAACTTAAATAAATGTATAATATATATTCAATTCTATTCTCTCCATTTTAAAATGACTATCTTTTTAGATTTTTAAATACAAATTAAAGAATGCAATAATATTATCATAAAATATTacatttttattaattaaaaaataactatctttttatattaaaaagtgagaataataattattttaatttttttttaaataagaGTTATTTTAAAAGTGAgagaataattaaaataatatgCTTAAATATTACTGGCACACTCGTTTATGTTTCGCAGCAGACCTGCCTCTGCAAAAGCATTATAGCAGGGCCCAGTCTGCCAAAAAAGGTTATTGGACGTCTCATAGGAGCATGTCTTTCTCTCCCTTCAAGTTGCTCAATTCCAGAGAAATTAAACGTGTGTTTCTTAAGATGccaaaattgattttgaaaatgccccattaatttaatttaatttaatttaatgttaTTCTTACACGAATATCTTATACATTTATATCAAATATTATTGATTACTTATACCGTGATTAATATTctttaataaaataatattaaaattttattttaaataaaaaatatttataaaaatgttttaaaaaaaattaattttacaataaaaatataatatttttcaTTAATAAATTTTACTATTATATTAATCACAAATGTTAATAACTACgtatttttataatattttattaatcaatttcACTACTTCATTAACCAATAAGAAATATAATATTGATCAAATTCTGACATTAATTTGTAATGTTGacctattttattttattatttataattttttaatttttaaaattcattaatcaaattataaattaattttaaattttgattaatATTATGTATTTTATTGATTAATGAAATTATGAAATTAATAAATAAACTATCAGAAAAATAGATGgttaataatatatatttttgtggttaatataataataaaattgattaataaaaaaattatatttttgttataaaaataattttaaaaaaacaatttttatttaaaataatttgtaatattagtttatttaaaaaattattattcaCCATATAAATAAGGTGAGCAATATTTGGTGTAAGAGTATATTACTCTTAAATATTTATCCAATAAAATTAGTTTTGCTTTCAAAATTGATTACTAATAACTTTATTTGCAGCTTTTGAATTTAAAACATACACATTCATTCATCAACCAGCTTCAATGTTTCATCTTCATTGATTTTATTGAAGTTTAAAACTACACCCTACACTCACTAATATCACATGGGACTTCACCCCATACAAACTTGCAAATTAGTAGTAATAAATTCCAACCTCATAATCATCCCTTTCACTTCCACCCCAAAATAATCTATCCCCAATTGAAAATACTAACTAAAAACAAGACGTAATTtaaaacaacaacaaaacaagACACAATAAGCCAAAACTTAGTAAAACATGCTATTACTAAGCATGTTTGGCTTGGAAATCCTTCATGAAAGCCACCAACTTTTCCACACCAGCCAAAGGCATAGCATTGTAAATTGAAGCCCTCATTCCACCAACAGATCTATGTCCCTTAAGCTGAACCATGTTCTCCTTACCAGCTTCCTTAATAAACTCACCTTCCAACTCAGATTTCTCCAAAGTGAATGGAACATTCATCAATGACCTCACAGATTTCTCAACAGGACACCTAAAAAACCCATTGCTCTCATCAATAGTATTGTACAGAAGCTCAGctttcttcttattcttcttctccacCTCAACCAAACCACCTTGTTCCAACAAATCCTCAAACACCAAACCACACATGTAAATCCCATAACAAGGTGGTGTGTTGTAGAGTGAATTGTTCTCAGCATGAATCTTGTAATCAAGCATCACAGGAGTCGAACTTTGAGCATTTCCAATCAAATCATTTCGAACAATCACAACTGTTACACCAGAGGGACCTACATTCTTCTGAGCACCAGCATAGATCAAACCAAACTTCGAAACATCAACAGGTTTAGAACAGAAATTTGAAGACATATCAGCAACCAAAATCCCACTTTGATTATTGGGTGTTGGGTAATTCTTGAACTCAACACCATGAATCGTTTCATTAGCACAAATGTGCAAAAACCTAGCTTCTGGGTTCTGTTTCAAATCATCAAAAGATGGAACCTTTGTGTACTTTTCAGATTTCCCAGACCAAATTACATTCGGTTTACAATACTTCTGAGCTTCCTTGAAAGCTTTATCGCTCCACGAACCGGTAACGACGTAATCGACGGCATCGTCATTTTTGCATATGTTTAACGGCACGGCGGCGAACTGAGTGGTGGCGCCGCCTTGGAGGAAAAGAACGGAATATTCCGACGAGATTCCCAAAAGGGTACGCAGATCTGACTCTGCTTTTTGAATAATGGAGAGAAATTCTTTACCTCTGTGACTCATTTCCATCACGCTCATACCGGATCCACGCCAGTTGTAGAGCTCCGATTGAGCCTTACGGAGGACGTTTTCAGGGAGGGTGGCGGGTCCGGCAGCGAAGTTGAAGACGCGATCTGAGGATTGGGATTGGGTTTGGGCTTGTGGCTGGGCTTGAGTGGTGGCGGCGCATTTGATGGAGATGGGTTTGAAGGTTGGTGTGCTGCGGAGAGAGATCGTTGGGGTGAAAGTGGTGATGGGTTTTTTGAGAAATGGGTTGTTGGTTTGGGAAAGAAGATGGGTCTGTGATGAAGTTGAGATTGGTGTTGCCATGATGGTGGAGAAGAGAGATCGTGGGAGaaagggagagagagagagagagagagtgtgtgaAAATTTTCGCGCAAAGTTTCCCTTTTGATTTATGGCAAGGATCTAAATAAAAGGAAGAGAGGTATATAAAGAAGGAGATTTTGAGGGTTagtattttgttttgtttttggtAGTTATGGAAAAGGAGAGACTCTTTTGGTGTTTGGTAACAATCTCAATTCAAGGAATAGAGGCATTTTAAGGGTCAAGATTGATTATTTTTTAATTGCAACTTAGTTCCActattttacttttttttttattgAGGGGTTTGATCACCTATTTTAAAAGTCatatttttagtttttttttttgtgGGTGTTTTGATCCCCTGTTTTAAAAGTCatatttttttagtttttttattaaatttttgtattttttaaaatatttcaCGTATTCATTCTATTCttttttaagtgtcatttttttttatattttacACATATTAAGATAAATAATAattattgttactttttaaaCAATAATTATGTTTTTTCCTACAATATTCTTAATTTTTTGATAATTTAATTAAGTTTTTTCTCTTTCTATAATAAATGATTAAGGGTAATTTTGACAATACTACAATTAATTttatattaaattttaaattgatacttaaaaataaatatttttaaaaaaaaaaaataacacTTATAAAAAAACGAAGGATTAGATTATATTAATATATGAGTGGACATCTGTCAAATATAAGTCAAAGCTAAACAAAAATTGATTAATGAATTTTAGATACAACATGTAGCACCACTCAATGTGTTTTGAATATTGAATTGAAACGTGAACTTTACCAAAGTTGGTTGAACCATTTTATTTAGGATTAAAGAAAGAATGAGGAGTAGTAATGGATGTGGATTCTCTCCTATAGGTTTTTACTAGA includes:
- the LOC127074767 gene encoding phosphoserine aminotransferase 2, chloroplastic, whose product is MATPISTSSQTHLLSQTNNPFLKKPITTFTPTISLRSTPTFKPISIKCAATTQAQPQAQTQSQSSDRVFNFAAGPATLPENVLRKAQSELYNWRGSGMSVMEMSHRGKEFLSIIQKAESDLRTLLGISSEYSVLFLQGGATTQFAAVPLNICKNDDAVDYVVTGSWSDKAFKEAQKYCKPNVIWSGKSEKYTKVPSFDDLKQNPEARFLHICANETIHGVEFKNYPTPNNQSGILVADMSSNFCSKPVDVSKFGLIYAGAQKNVGPSGVTVVIVRNDLIGNAQSSTPVMLDYKIHAENNSLYNTPPCYGIYMCGLVFEDLLEQGGLVEVEKKNKKKAELLYNTIDESNGFFRCPVEKSVRSLMNVPFTLEKSELEGEFIKEAGKENMVQLKGHRSVGGMRASIYNAMPLAGVEKLVAFMKDFQAKHA